A single candidate division SR1 bacterium Aalborg_AAW-1 DNA region contains:
- the xynA1 gene encoding Endo-1,4-beta-xylanase A precursor, whose amino-acid sequence MKHLLTLLAIIAVSIPNSFATFNDTRDHDYREDIDQMVTLGVVQGYPGNVFNPDRAVTRAEILKIIMLAADITINTGSQSCFPDVPSNTWYTDYVCTAKSMNIIKGYEDGNFRPNAPVLFSEGIKIGLEGFGITVRAEKNSEIWYEKYMDFVHDNTIFSRYSIYPEKGMTRAMMTHLAASIINQGTQQWSNTRDNRSLGCNMPQPPSAPTSVMLNGSQRNIITDIGSNYNQSKPTKLIIAFHGRTNPNTLVRTYYKIDKASDGNTIIVYPSGLPEEGPTRNWMDPGDKTTALRDYALFDKIVEEFSESYCIDKDEIYVVGHSLGGWFTNNLACARGNVIRGIGSVGGSMTIGSANCSGPVNAMIMHNPEDNLASFAGGEAARDTLLKQNQCDVNTFKPLPNDPEEGNCIEYTSCLNGSSVVRCPYTDSIENGRYYPHTWPDFGGREIRNFFNTLP is encoded by the coding sequence ATGAAGCATCTTCTCACTCTCCTGGCTATCATAGCAGTCAGTATTCCTAATTCTTTTGCGACCTTCAACGATACGCGTGATCATGACTATAGAGAAGATATAGACCAGATGGTTACGCTAGGTGTAGTTCAGTGATATCCAGGTAATGTCTTCAACCCTGATCGAGCAGTGACTCGTGCCGAGATCCTCAAGATTATTATGCTTGCTGCCGACATTACTATCAATACGGGATCACAAAGTTGTTTTCCTGACGTACCATCAAACACTTGGTATACTGATTATGTCTGTACTGCTAAATCGATGAATATCATCAAATGATATGAAGATGGAAATTTTAGACCTAATGCTCCAGTTCTGTTTTCTGAAGGAATCAAGATTGGTCTGGAAGGATTTGGAATAACCGTGAGGGCAGAAAAGAACAGTGAAATATGGTATGAGAAATATATGGATTTCGTCCATGACAACACCATCTTCTCCAGATATAGTATCTACCCAGAAAAAGGCATGACTCGTGCCATGATGACTCATCTAGCAGCAAGTATTATCAATCAATGAACTCAACAGTGGAGTAATACGCGCGATAACCGTTCACTGTGATGTAATATGCCTCAACCTCCAAGCGCTCCTACATCAGTCATGCTGAATGGTAGTCAACGTAATATTATCACTGACATAGGAAGCAACTATAATCAGTCAAAACCTACCAAACTGATCATTGCCTTCCATGGACGTACCAATCCTAATACTCTTGTCCGTACCTATTATAAAATAGATAAAGCATCAGATGGTAACACTATAATCGTTTATCCATCTGGACTTCCTGAAGAAGGTCCAACTCGTAACTGGATGGATCCAGGTGACAAAACCACAGCATTGAGAGATTACGCACTCTTTGATAAGATAGTAGAGGAGTTTAGTGAATCCTATTGTATTGATAAAGATGAAATCTATGTTGTCTGACACTCACTCGGGGGTTGGTTTACCAACAATCTCGCTTGTGCTCGCGGAAACGTTATCCGTGGTATTGGATCAGTAGGAGGAAGTATGACGATCGGATCAGCAAACTGTTCTGGTCCAGTCAATGCGATGATTATGCATAATCCTGAAGATAACCTTGCATCATTTGCTGGTGGTGAAGCTGCTCGTGATACACTCCTCAAGCAAAATCAATGTGACGTCAATACTTTCAAACCATTACCAAATGATCCAGAAGAAGGAAACTGTATAGAATATACCTCTTGTCTCAACTGATCATCAGTGGTACGATGTCCCTATACTGATAGTATCGAGAATGGACGTTATTATCCGCATACTTGGCCAGATTTTGGAGGGAGAGAGATTCGAAACTTTTTCAATACATTACCATAA
- a CDS encoding Transcriptional regulator PadR-like family protein: MESKITTQMKKGVIEYIVLAVIAKGEVYASDIIDILKRNDLILVEGTLYPLLSRLKTEELLNYSRVESVQGPPRKYYRLTEKGTHALQLMRKTRSGLAKTITNIDKVR, from the coding sequence ATGGAATCCAAAATTACCACTCAGATGAAAAAAGGAGTGATAGAATATATCGTCTTAGCAGTAATTGCAAAAGGGGAGGTATATGCATCAGATATCATCGATATTCTGAAGAGAAATGATCTCATTCTTGTAGAGGGAACTCTCTATCCACTTCTGTCACGTCTGAAGACTGAAGAATTGCTCAACTACTCACGAGTAGAATCTGTGCAATGACCTCCTAGAAAATACTATCGTCTCACTGAAAAAGGAACTCATGCATTACAACTTATGCGTAAAACGCGATCCTGACTTGCAAAAACGATCACCAACATTGATAAAGTCAGATAA
- the pth gene encoding Peptidyl-tRNA hydrolase yields the protein MKLLVFLGNPGPQYHFTKHNIGFLIGDELAKTRNCSDWSLDKQSRAVITTAMYEGEKLILVKPQTFMNLSGQSVMSLLGYYKFTPADMVVIQDDIDLPLETVRRKFGGSSGGQNGIKDIIQKIGTDQFARVKIGIGRPSHPGADIADYVLSKLPHDTLEHLGALSNDVLEKLQNHFFQ from the coding sequence ATGAAACTTCTTGTCTTTCTAGGAAATCCAGGTCCTCAATATCATTTTACTAAGCACAATATCTGATTTCTTATCGGAGATGAATTAGCAAAGACACGAAACTGTTCTGATTGGTCTCTAGATAAGCAGAGTAGAGCAGTTATTACAACGGCTATGTATGAAGGAGAAAAACTCATCTTAGTGAAACCACAGACTTTTATGAATCTTTCTGGTCAATCTGTTATGTCATTACTATGATATTACAAGTTTACTCCAGCTGATATGGTCGTTATTCAAGATGACATTGATCTTCCTTTAGAAACCGTGAGACGAAAATTTGGAGGAAGCTCTGGAGGCCAAAATGGAATCAAAGATATTATTCAAAAAATAGGCACTGACCAGTTTGCCAGAGTCAAGATTGGGATTGGGAGACCATCTCATCCATGAGCGGACATTGCTGATTATGTGCTGAGCAAACTACCTCATGATACTCTTGAACATCTTGGAGCATTATCAAATGACGTACTAGAAAAATTACAGAACCATTTTTTTCAATAA
- the dnaN gene encoding DNA polymerase III subunit beta — protein sequence MKLSLEVSLLSELLDLSTRFIAKSSTLPILQNIYIAVVDNEVTIKATDMEKYILIHFPIDKAEDGGITVDAKTFFEIIKTIEDDHVELSVSGDNLSISSAKDSFTIKGLPLQEFVALPDLKEPKTIEFPVATLTAGIGKVEFAVLEKNFSPVFTGVLMTTKHESGKDSIVFVGTDSYRLAEYKTPYEGKAQEMKVIIPKSSINDIKKVGDYCTGKGQHNNVIVNFSHNMILCEFTIGNMSIKTNSLLIQGNFPDYDNEKILPKNFNTTITVDSSATDKAIRKIGILTKDNNNFIHLVSQDNILEISSGNTDLGQANTSISAIIDKGDINVGLNGKHVADFMKIANSDRINMNFVDNTSPIVLMEPDSTVYKYVIRPVK from the coding sequence ATGAAATTGTCACTTGAAGTATCACTATTGTCAGAACTTTTAGATCTTTCTACAAGATTTATTGCCAAAAGTTCTACTCTACCTATTTTACAAAATATTTATATTGCAGTAGTAGACAATGAAGTTACTATCAAAGCAACTGATATGGAAAAATATATCCTTATTCATTTCCCCATAGATAAAGCAGAAGATGGTGGTATTACTGTCGATGCAAAAACTTTTTTTGAGATCATCAAAACTATAGAAGATGATCATGTAGAATTGAGTGTTAGTGGAGATAATCTTTCTATCAGTTCTGCAAAAGATAGTTTTACAATCAAATGACTTCCTCTTCAAGAATTTGTAGCTCTTCCAGATTTAAAAGAACCAAAGACAATAGAATTCCCAGTAGCAACACTAACTGCAGGTATTGGTAAAGTAGAATTTGCAGTTCTAGAAAAGAACTTTAGCCCTGTCTTTACTGGTGTACTTATGACTACAAAACACGAATCAGGAAAAGACAGTATTGTTTTTGTAGGAACCGACTCATATAGATTAGCTGAATATAAAACTCCTTATGAAGGAAAAGCACAAGAGATGAAAGTCATCATACCCAAATCATCAATCAATGATATTAAAAAAGTATGAGACTACTGTACTGGTAAAGGGCAACATAATAATGTTATTGTAAATTTTTCACATAATATGATTCTTTGTGAATTTACTATTGGTAATATGAGCATCAAAACAAATTCATTACTCATACAAGGTAATTTTCCTGATTACGATAATGAGAAAATCCTTCCAAAAAACTTCAATACTACAATCACAGTTGATAGCTCAGCTACAGATAAAGCAATTAGAAAGATTGGTATTTTAACAAAAGATAACAATAACTTTATTCATCTTGTATCACAAGATAACATTCTAGAAATTTCTTCTGGAAACACTGATCTTGGACAAGCAAATACTTCTATATCAGCAATTATCGATAAAGGAGATATCAATGTTGGACTCAATGGTAAACATGTTGCTGACTTTATGAAAATTGCAAATAGCGACCGTATAAATATGAATTTTGTTGATAATACATCTCCTATCGTACTTATGGAACCAGATAGTACCGTATATAAATATGTTATTAGACCTGTCAAATAA
- the ftsA gene encoding Cell division protein FtsA, with translation MNTIRASIDIGNGYIKGLVFNNEEGRDVVLAKQIIKTEGYRKGKILDSNLLSSLINDMVEGFQKKIGGEYIDDVIVGISHPELIIERVSEHKRILGNASIQNTDINHLSKLIGDISQKNNYEIIKIIPAYWILDDEKIEKNPEGSEARKLTMVADIFYLPKVFYQHLFDIFHSINLNVIDIIPNILSGSEYLLDIDHKDLGSVLIDIGANQTSYAVFEEGNPLLYGTLPIGGDDVTKDLSIGLQIDIKQAEYIKINYEKLGENSDEMRLDQKFLHEIISARYEQIFEKINDKLKKIKRDGKLAGGVHMTGQGSLWPESMHYARDIFKLAVFPVQGSDKYRDLSHDPAYQNTLSLYERANKYHNKNKGIFSFRGLQGLQSGGKGFLDSIINFFKELF, from the coding sequence ATGAATACAATTAGAGCGAGTATAGATATCTGAAATGGATACATAAAATGACTTGTTTTCAATAATGAAGAGGGTAGAGATGTTGTACTTGCAAAACAAATAATAAAGACAGAATGATATCGTAAATGAAAAATTCTTGATAGCAATCTCTTATCTTCACTTATCAATGATATGGTAGAAGGATTTCAAAAGAAAATTGGTGGAGAATATATTGATGATGTCATTGTTTGAATATCTCATCCAGAACTGATTATTGAAAGAGTAAGTGAACATAAAAGAATATTAGGTAATGCAAGTATTCAAAACACTGACATCAATCATCTTTCAAAATTAATTGGAGATATCAGCCAAAAAAACAATTATGAAATCATAAAAATCATACCAGCATATTGGATACTTGATGATGAAAAAATAGAAAAGAATCCTGAAGGATCTGAAGCAAGAAAGCTTACTATGGTTGCTGATATCTTCTATTTACCAAAAGTATTTTATCAACATCTTTTCGATATTTTTCACTCTATTAATCTCAATGTCATAGATATTATACCTAATATTTTATCTTGAAGTGAATATCTTCTCGATATTGATCACAAAGACTTATGATCAGTACTTATTGATATAGGAGCAAACCAAACATCATACGCAGTGTTTGAAGAATGAAATCCATTACTCTATGGTACCTTACCTATTGGTTGAGATGATGTAACGAAGGATCTTTCTATTGGATTACAAATTGATATTAAACAAGCTGAATATATCAAAATCAATTACGAAAAATTAGGAGAAAATAGTGATGAAATGAGACTTGATCAAAAATTTCTCCATGAAATTATCTCTGCAAGATATGAACAAATCTTTGAAAAAATCAATGATAAACTCAAAAAAATAAAAAGAGATGGAAAGCTAGCTGGTGGTGTACATATGACAGGACAAGGAAGCCTATGGCCAGAATCAATGCATTATGCAAGAGATATCTTTAAATTAGCAGTATTCCCTGTACAAGGTAGTGATAAATATCGTGATCTCTCACATGATCCAGCATACCAAAATACTCTAAGTCTGTATGAACGAGCTAATAAATATCACAACAAAAATAAATGAATATTCTCATTCCGTTGATTACAATGATTACAATCAGGAGGGAAAGGATTCTTAGATAGTATTATCAACTTCTTTAAAGAACTTTTTTAA
- the ftsZ gene encoding Cell division protein FtsZ, translated as MTITEFNPDLISGAKIKVIGVGGAGNNAVNRMVAEGLTGVEFVAVNTDAQDLAKSLAPTKINLGMNITKGLGAGTDPEIGRKAAEESSDALKQMLQDSDMVFVTCGMGGGTGTGGAPVVASMAKEMGILTIGVVTRPFSFEGKKRFTNAEEGMKKFKEAVDTLIVIPNDKIFSLVDKKTTFKQAFTMIDKILFLGVQGISDLIMKPGDINIDFADIRTIMKDSGNALLGIGYGAGEKRAVDAARKAIENPLLEANLDGAKNVIFAVTGGPDLTPIEVQEAAAIVEELCDPDVNLVWGMTLDESYDDEVKVTVIATGFNSYEENTSLKKPQRDELGRKVGGSQDFVSRTLGNNNPFGSTGRNQEITQQEPEEDQEDYETPAFMRKKI; from the coding sequence ATGACTATTACAGAATTCAATCCAGATCTTATTTCAGGTGCTAAAATAAAAGTAATTGGAGTAGGCTGAGCTGGAAATAATGCCGTCAATAGAATGGTAGCTGAATGACTTACAGGAGTAGAATTCGTTGCCGTCAATACTGATGCTCAAGATCTTGCTAAATCATTAGCTCCAACCAAGATAAATCTTGGAATGAATATTACAAAAGGACTCGGTGCAGGTACTGATCCAGAAATTGGTCGTAAAGCAGCTGAAGAAAGTAGTGATGCTTTAAAACAAATGCTACAAGACTCTGACATGGTGTTTGTTACGTGTGGAATGGGTGGAGGTACAGGTACAGGTGGTGCTCCAGTCGTTGCTTCTATGGCTAAAGAAATGGGAATACTTACTATTGGAGTAGTTACAAGACCGTTTAGTTTTGAAGGTAAAAAGAGATTCACAAACGCTGAAGAAGGAATGAAAAAATTCAAAGAAGCAGTAGATACACTTATTGTTATACCAAACGATAAAATATTCTCTCTTGTAGATAAGAAAACAACTTTCAAACAAGCATTTACTATGATCGATAAAATTCTCTTCCTTTGAGTACAAGGTATTTCTGATCTTATCATGAAACCAGGGGATATTAATATCGACTTCGCGGATATCAGAACTATCATGAAAGATTCTGGTAATGCATTACTTGGTATCGGATACGGAGCTGGAGAGAAGAGAGCAGTAGATGCTGCTCGTAAAGCTATCGAAAACCCACTTCTCGAAGCTAATCTTGATGGAGCTAAGAATGTTATCTTTGCCGTTACAGGAGGTCCAGATCTCACACCTATTGAAGTACAAGAAGCTGCTGCAATTGTAGAAGAATTATGTGATCCTGATGTAAATCTTGTCTGGGGTATGACACTTGATGAATCATATGACGATGAAGTCAAAGTAACTGTGATTGCTACAGGATTCAATTCATACGAAGAGAACACTTCTCTCAAAAAACCACAAAGAGATGAACTTGGTAGAAAAGTAGGTGGAAGTCAAGACTTCGTTAGTAGAACGCTTGGAAATAATAATCCATTTGGATCTACTGGTAGAAACCAAGAAATCACTCAACAAGAGCCTGAAGAAGATCAAGAAGATTATGAAACTCCAGCATTTATGAGAAAGAAAATATAA
- a CDS encoding Glycosyl transferase WecB/TagA/CpsF family protein, with product MSEKFFRGTQSQARESIKANCQTQGSCVVSFVYFAQAMKFKIFQSEVKSEYKKALINADMVFIDGIAMQIFDRVGQRFFKPKPRQRSHNLNGTDFLPFILTQTQDKKVGIILSTVYDPTLGKGPEWMEKGLAELKRQYPHIEIMLAHQTEFKDRGQEFPFKKLSTILQQQQSDYDHILFLNGIGGPVQEIWTEKHRDFFDNSGLIILNNGATIDYYSGFETRAPKRVVKMRVGETFRRIVTQPKKNLHKFLSMFQIAPYRGYLIKKWFKK from the coding sequence ATGAGTGAAAAATTCTTTCGCGGCACACAATCACAAGCGCGAGAGAGTATAAAAGCTAACTGTCAGACACAGTGATCGTGTGTGGTGAGTTTTGTGTATTTTGCGCAAGCAATGAAGTTTAAGATCTTTCAATCCGAAGTGAAAAGTGAATATAAAAAAGCACTTATCAACGCAGATATGGTTTTTATTGATGGGATAGCTATGCAGATTTTCGATCGAGTGTGACAGCGATTTTTTAAACCTAAACCAAGACAGCGATCACATAATCTGAACGGGACAGATTTCCTTCCTTTTATTCTCACACAAACTCAAGATAAAAAAGTAGGAATCATCCTGTCAACAGTCTATGATCCTACATTGGGTAAATGACCAGAATGGATGGAGAAAGGGTTGGCTGAGCTGAAGAGACAATACCCTCATATTGAGATTATGTTGGCTCATCAGACTGAATTCAAAGACAGAGGTCAGGAGTTTCCTTTTAAAAAACTTTCTACAATATTACAACAACAGCAATCTGACTATGATCACATTCTGTTCCTCAATGGGATAGGATGACCAGTACAAGAGATCTGGACGGAGAAACACAGAGATTTTTTTGATAATTCTGGTCTCATTATATTAAATAATGGAGCAACTATTGATTATTATAGCGGATTTGAAACCAGAGCACCAAAACGAGTAGTAAAAATGAGAGTAGGGGAGACCTTCCGAAGAATTGTCACCCAACCGAAGAAAAATCTTCACAAATTCCTCTCAATGTTCCAAATCGCACCATACCGATGATATCTCATCAAAAAATGGTTCAAAAAATAG
- a CDS encoding Nuclease-related domain protein, which produces MVLYYTLYMIILAGLCFVFLVFLGLDEYRKKHDRKLLQSVTSLDRGTYSERVLVLSLLKHGIPAEYIFHDLYLKMDNNQFSQIDVAIVTDIGIIIFEVKDYSGWLLGNSYNSYWTQVLAYGREKYRFYNPIRQNYNHIQNLHKHISGFENVPIYSAVVFYGNCVLRHIENLPNTVMIGKSEEIFYSLKELLKKHTPVSYMNKEKVLNFLKESVDNGANTDIQHQHIENITTMLGSYKKTYHQYS; this is translated from the coding sequence ATGGTATTATATTATACTTTGTACATGATTATTTTGGCTTGATTGTGTTTTGTTTTTCTTGTCTTTCTTTGATTGGATGAGTATAGAAAGAAACACGATAGAAAATTACTACAAAGTGTAACGTCATTAGATAGAGGAACTTATTCAGAGAGAGTTTTAGTTTTAAGCCTTTTGAAACATGGTATTCCTGCAGAATATATTTTTCATGACTTGTATCTTAAAATGGATAACAATCAGTTTTCTCAAATAGATGTAGCTATTGTTACTGATATTGGAATTATAATTTTTGAAGTTAAAGATTATAGTTGATGGCTTTTAGGTAATAGTTATAATTCATATTGGACGCAAGTATTGGCTTATGGTAGAGAAAAATATCGTTTTTATAATCCTATAAGACAAAATTATAATCATATTCAAAATTTACATAAACATATTAGTGGTTTTGAAAATGTTCCAATTTATTCGGCTGTAGTTTTTTATGGTAATTGTGTTTTGAGACACATTGAAAATCTTCCAAATACTGTGATGATATGAAAATCAGAAGAAATCTTCTATTCGCTTAAAGAGCTTTTAAAAAAACATACTCCTGTTAGTTATATGAATAAGGAAAAAGTTCTTAATTTTTTGAAAGAATCAGTCGATAATGGTGCTAATACTGATATTCAACATCAACATATAGAAAATATTACAACTATGTTATGATCTTATAAAAAAACTTATCATCAATATTCATAG
- the alaS_1 gene encoding Alanine--tRNA ligase produces MHSSQEIWNLWNTFWIEKNHIFLPPASLIADKSSTALFNVAGMQPLIPYLSGQEHPLGTKLYNIQPCIRTNDLEDVGDDSHHTMFFMMGNWSLGDYFKKDAVARSREFLTQYLKLDPRKLAVTVYEGDTEVPADDETANLWKSQGVPNHKISYLTADDNWRSPGPVGPCGPCTEIYYWIGESEFPTQEDNVKKDDSQRLEIWNNVFMEYYRDEKGTLTKLAKQNVDTGMGFERICKVLQTTQSPYETDLFSGIIRVLEDATKKSYAYHKQAIRIVSDHMRSSSFLIAEGLIPSNEGRGYVLRRIIRRTYFQLYELSEGTLSFEAMMHIIQQIIDTIITQYSNRSPFLQNKNSLMREVIEKELKQFAKTLTQGQKILEKYILELGTEKVLSGEKIFMLYDTFGFPVELTEEIANKHNVKLNKKGFNKTMEQAKEKSRANTTKINTKDIDRSVHTTGIKPTLFVGYTDFESESTCLKTLEFEGYKVLIFDKSPLYATMGGQLHDIGTIEDNGMIYTVFDVQQYNGVFLHFVR; encoded by the coding sequence ATGCATTCTTCACAAGAAATTTGGAATCTTTGGAATACCTTTTGGATAGAAAAAAATCATATTTTTCTACCTCCTGCTTCTCTTATAGCCGACAAATCAAGTACTGCACTTTTTAATGTTGCTGGGATGCAACCATTGATTCCTTATCTCTCGGGACAAGAACACCCTTTAGGAACAAAACTCTATAATATACAACCCTGTATTAGAACAAATGATCTTGAAGATGTAGGAGATGATTCTCATCATACTATGTTTTTTATGATGGGGAATTGGTCTCTGGGTGATTATTTCAAAAAGGATGCTGTAGCACGAAGTCGAGAATTTCTTACACAATATCTAAAACTTGATCCTCGTAAACTTGCTGTAACTGTCTATGAAGGAGATACTGAAGTCCCCGCAGATGATGAAACTGCAAATCTGTGGAAATCACAAGGAGTACCAAATCATAAAATATCGTACCTGACTGCTGATGATAATTGGCGATCTCCTGGTCCTGTATGACCTTGTGGTCCATGTACAGAAATATACTACTGGATATGAGAATCTGAATTTCCAACCCAAGAAGATAATGTAAAAAAAGATGATAGTCAGCGATTAGAAATCTGGAATAATGTCTTTATGGAATACTATAGAGATGAAAAATGAACTCTTACAAAGCTTGCAAAACAAAACGTTGATACAGGAATGGGGTTTGAAAGAATCTGTAAAGTACTTCAAACAACACAAAGCCCATATGAAACAGATCTCTTCTCTTGAATCATTCGTGTTTTAGAAGATGCTACTAAAAAATCATATGCTTATCATAAACAAGCCATAAGAATAGTTTCAGATCATATGAGATCATCAAGCTTTCTTATTGCAGAAGGACTAATCCCATCGAATGAAGGAAGATGATATGTTCTGAGAAGAATTATTAGAAGAACGTATTTCCAACTTTATGAACTTTCAGAATGAACACTATCTTTTGAAGCAATGATGCATATCATACAACAGATAATAGATACGATTATTACCCAATATAGTAATCGATCACCATTCTTACAAAACAAAAATAGTCTTATGAGAGAAGTTATTGAGAAAGAACTCAAGCAGTTTGCAAAAACACTCACTCAATGACAAAAGATTCTTGAAAAATATATCTTAGAACTTTGAACAGAAAAAGTTCTTTCTGGAGAAAAGATATTTATGCTCTATGATACGTTTGGTTTTCCTGTTGAACTGACAGAAGAGATAGCTAACAAACATAATGTAAAACTTAACAAAAAATGATTCAATAAAACAATGGAACAAGCAAAAGAAAAATCGAGAGCAAATACAACAAAAATCAACACCAAAGATATCGATCGATCAGTACATACAACCTGAATTAAACCTACACTCTTTGTGTGATATACTGACTTCGAGTCAGAAAGTACTTGTTTAAAAACTCTAGAATTTGAAGGATATAAGGTATTAATCTTTGATAAAAGTCCATTGTATGCAACCATGGGAGGACAATTACACGATATTGGTACGATAGAAGATAATGGAATGATATATACCGTCTTCGATGTTCAACAGTACAATGGTGTATTTCTTCATTTTGTCAGGTAA
- a CDS encoding Endoglucanase precursor, protein MFKKILLTGIAFIAGVNLAFAANPLADTERNLVSYNNKQASGTLSFDQSKMYSKFCNNVSQSYTYTNNTITSDGIALSTMMYCEGLPMTLEYNFDISTGGTQTLLSGDQLTITTTDKNTFIFTKQNTSDPVMCTMEYAPVCGEVEVQCIQAPCPPIKQTFGNSCMAGAAGAKNITQGECSSLPVVGGDTDEHGCKGSAGYTRNTGAQECVRSWEYETVLRAYNNGITKYNTMTSFMPNNYLTREQAAKMLMATIDASGVEEWMVKQAAGSCEWTDKASIDSTLYDQVFRSCTKGLFKGSNEGFFLPHQAITREHIAFVMKRLETFIPKIANHPYLTESNNTTPYTRLEFAQFLQQLSPVLEKAAEQDFTQQTKDLEAAKQLWKSKNITSYKMIQQRSCFCMGDYIRPMIYDVSKEIAQRGTARYNDNNKEQLSPTMDVELNSVTDAFNIIENAIKENVDNLTVEYDKIYGYPTKISIDTNFMIADEEQYFSFTLVK, encoded by the coding sequence ATGTTTAAAAAAATTCTTTTAACTGGAATTGCTTTCATTGCAGGAGTAAACCTCGCATTCGCTGCAAATCCACTCGCTGATACAGAACGAAATCTTGTATCATATAACAACAAACAAGCATCAGGAACTCTATCATTTGATCAATCTAAAATGTATAGTAAGTTCTGTAATAATGTATCACAATCATATACCTATACAAATAACACAATCACTTCAGATGGAATAGCTCTAAGTACCATGATGTACTGTGAAGGATTACCTATGACATTAGAGTATAATTTTGATATTAGCACTGGCTGAACACAAACCCTCCTATCGGGAGATCAACTTACCATTACTACTACAGATAAGAATACGTTTATTTTCACAAAACAAAACACTTCTGACCCAGTGATGTGTACCATGGAGTACGCTCCAGTGTGTGGAGAGGTTGAAGTACAATGTATTCAAGCACCATGTCCTCCTATCAAACAAACATTTGGAAACTCATGTATGGCAGGAGCAGCAGGAGCAAAAAATATCACACAAGGAGAATGTTCGTCACTACCTGTAGTAGGGTGAGATACTGATGAACATGGATGTAAGGGATCAGCTGGTTATACACGGAACACAGGAGCTCAAGAATGTGTAAGATCTTGGGAATATGAAACAGTATTACGAGCATATAACAATGGTATAACCAAATACAATACGATGACATCATTTATGCCAAATAACTATCTTACGAGAGAACAGGCTGCAAAAATGCTTATGGCAACTATTGATGCATCTGGAGTAGAAGAATGGATGGTAAAACAAGCAGCAGGAAGTTGTGAATGGACTGATAAAGCATCTATTGATTCAACACTTTATGACCAAGTATTCCGTTCATGTACAAAATGATTGTTTAAAGGATCAAACGAAGGTTTCTTCTTACCTCATCAAGCTATTACAAGAGAACATATTGCATTCGTTATGAAAAGATTGGAAACATTTATACCAAAAATAGCTAATCATCCTTATCTTACTGAATCAAACAATACTACTCCTTATACGAGATTAGAGTTTGCACAATTCTTACAACAACTATCACCAGTACTAGAAAAAGCTGCAGAACAAGATTTTACACAACAAACGAAAGATCTTGAAGCTGCTAAACAACTCTGGAAAAGTAAAAACATAACAAGCTATAAGATGATTCAACAGAGATCTTGCTTCTGTATGGGGGATTATATTCGTCCCATGATCTACGATGTCTCTAAGGAAATAGCACAAAGAGGCACTGCAAGATACAATGATAATAACAAAGAACAACTTTCTCCAACTATGGATGTAGAACTTAACAGTGTGACTGATGCATTCAATATCATTGAAAATGCTATCAAAGAAAATGTAGATAATCTCACAGTAGAATATGATAAAATCTATGGTTATCCTACCAAAATATCTATCGATACGAATTTTATGATAGCTGATGAAGAACAATACTTCAGCTTCACTCTAGTAAAATAA